The Tenuifilum thalassicum genome includes the window GAATTTATTAGAGAGTTTGCCAATAACGAGCAAAAGTATAACGATAGTTTGGAATTAGTCAAGCTAATGAAAGAGGTTACCGGCTGTGAACCAAAAATGTGGGGACCTTCAATTGTTGGTTTTGGCAAGCATCTGTACAAAACCACCAACAGCAAACAAGAAGGCGAAATGTTTTTAGTAGGTTTTTCGCCTCGAAAAGCGGCCATATCGCTTTATGTTTACACAGGAAAATCGGAACACGAGCACCTACTGGCAAACCTAGGAAAGTTTAAGAAAGGAAAGGCTTGCATTTATATCAATAAACTTTCCGACATAAATTTGCAACAGCTAAAACAACTGATGAACGAAACGGTTAAATACAAAAAATCTCAAAATGAAGAAAATAAGAATTGAGTTCAAATGGGCAGTTATATTTACGTTGGTAGCATTACTTTGGATGCTACTTGAAAAGTTAAGTGGACTGCACGGAAAATACATTGATTATCATATGTATTTGACAAATCTATTTGCCATTCCTGCTATAATAGTAATGGTTATGGCTTTACGCGATAAGAAAAACACCTACTATGGAGGGGTGATGAGCTATACACAAGGATTAATCTCGGGAATTGTTCTTTCGGCGTTTATAGCTTTACTTAGCCCATTAGCACAATGGATAACAACTTATGTGATTACGCCAGAATATTTTCCAAACGTTATTAAACGCTCTGTTGAACTTGGCTTTTATAAATCAATTGAAGAGGCACAGGCATATTTTAACTATAAGAACTATGCCATTCAAGGTGCGATATGGTCATTAATCATGGGAATTGTCACTACTGCTATAGCCATGATTTTCATTAGAAGTAAGAAAAGTGCAGAGAATAAATAGCGATTAGAAAATGGCTACAAAATAGCGCTCACCATATGGTGGGCGTTTTTTCTTTAACAAGGTTTTTAGCTATTCCAGTTTTAAACCAACCGAAAAATTTTATCTTTGCTTAACCAAACCTAAAAAAATGAGCGAGTCGCTGCTCGATGCACTTATTAAGCTTTTTGCCATTTTGGTTAATATCGAGAGCAAAGCCGATAATGGTTTTGCTATCGAAGTGCTCGACGATTATCTTCATCACGATTTTAGCACCGAGCAGGCCAAAGTATTTATCGACAGGTTTACTAACTTTGGCATAAGCTACCGCAAAGAGCTTGAGGATGTTTCCCTAGACCGCTACACCGAATCGCCAATAGTTCATGGAATTATTGACGCCATTAACCACGAGTTTGAACAACATCAAAAGGTTTGGTTGGTACTTCAACTTTTAGAATTTCTGGCCGATAGCAAACTCACCACAACCGACAGGTTAGAGTTTGCACAAAGAGTAGCAAACCAATTTAACATTAGCGATTTTGAATTCAAAAATGGTCGCGATTTTATTTTAAGTGAGTCGCCAGGTCAGATTCCATGGAACCAACAGGTTCTGCTTATCAGTCCCGAAAAGGATAACCCGATACCAGAAATTAAGCATCTGGTTAACGAAAGGTTAAAGGGACAAATATATGTGCTTCGTATAGCAAGCACCAATACGCTACTTGTAAAATACTTTGGCGAGGCTGAACTTTTCATGAATAGCCGGGTTTTAAAACCTGGCAGAACTTACCTCTTTGGGCCTGGAGCGGTTATTCGTGGACAGCGTATATCGCCAGTATACTATAGCAAGATAGTTTCTCTATTTATTCAAAACCCAGGGAAACCGTTTGTATCGATTGTTGTAAAAGATATTGAATACAAACACAAAGGAAGTCGCAATGGCATATATCCATTCTCCTTTTCGGCATATTCTGGCCAACTTGTTGGCATAATGGGAGGAAGTGGAGTAGGAAAATCAACACTTATTAATTTACTAAATGGCAATTTAAAACCCGCGGCAGGTAATGTTTACATAAATGGTTATGATGTTCATACCCGTAAAGATGAGCTCGAAGGTGTAATCGGATACGTACCGCAAGACGATTTGCTAGTTGAGGAACTTACTGTCTTCCAAAATCTTTACTACAACGCTCTGTTCTGTTTCAGCAACTTAAGTAAGAAGGAGATTATTGAACTAGTTGACAACACCCTTGTAGAGTTCGATTTGGTTGAAGCACGCGATTTGAAGGTTGGCAACCCGCTAAACAAATATATAAGTGGCGGACAACGAAAGCGCCTAAACATTGCCATGGAGCTAATGCGAGAACCCTCAGTACTTTTTGTCGATGAACCCACTTCAGGCCTTTCATCGCTCGATGCAGAACGTATAATGCTCCTACTTCGAAAGCAAACCTTTAAGGGGAAGGTTGTAATTACAAACATTCATCAGCCATCATCCGATATTTTTAAAATTTTCGATAAGATAATTGTGCTTGACCATGGCGGCAGGCCAATATTCCAAGGCAACCCCATGGACGCCGTTGTTTACTTTAAGCGCATGGCAAACTTCCTTAAACCCGATGAAAGCGAATGCATAACATGCGGAAATGTAAACACCGACATCATCCTTAGAATAGTTGAGGCTCGCGTAGTTAACGAATATGGCCGTTTAACCCGTAAACGAAAACGCTCGGCAAGGGAATGGTATGAACTCTACCTAAAGAACATTCAAAGCAGACTTATTATTCCTGCTCCTGCTTGTGAATCGCCTCTCCCACCAAACGACTTTAACATACCGTCGAAACGTAAACAGATTTGGATTTATTTCAAACGTAACATACGGAGCAAACTTGCCAATGCTCAGTTCATGAATATTAGCATTTTGGCTTCGCCAATACTTGCGGTTATTATTAGCTTTTTCTCAAAATATATTCATGGCACATTAACCAATCCTAACGCCTATATATTTAGCGAGAACGATAACATTCCAAGTTTTATCTTTATGAGTGTGGTTGCCATGCTGTTTCTTGGCTTAACCATTAGCGCTGAAGAAATTATTAGCGACCGACGCATTCTATTCCGTGAAAAATTTCTCAACCTAAGCTACTTTAGCTATATCAACTCAAAGCTGGTAATTCTTTCAATGTTTGCTGCCATACAATCATTTCTATTCGTACTTATATCGACACATATTCTTGAAATCCAGGGAATGTTTTGGCACTACTGGCTTATCCTTTTCTCAACCTCGTTTTGTGCAAGTATGATTGGTCTTAACCTTTCTGCAGCTCTCAATTCAGTTGTAGCAATTTATGTGATGATTCCCCTAATTCTAGTACCTCAACTCATGTTTAGCGGAGTAGTTATTAGCTACAATAAGCTTCATAAAAGCTTATCGCATCCTGAATATGTTCCATTTATTGGAGATTTAATGCCTAGCCGATGGGCATACGAAGCGCTTTGTGTTTACCAATTTAGCGCAAACGAGTATAACAAGAACTTCTTTTTTACCAACATGGAAATCAGCAACAATAACTACAATGCTACCTTGCTAATTCCCAAACTCATTTCGCTTTTGAACGAGACTGAGTCAGATATATTAGTCAATAAAACAAATCCACACACAATAAAGAAACTCGCTATTGTTCAAAATGAGATTAGAAGGCTAAAGGAAAACTATCCAATCCGAGGTTTTGAGTACCCAAACCCCGATATGCTTGATATCAATAACACAACGCCACAATACATTTCAAAGTCAATAGGAAAACTTGATACTTTAAAAATGCACTTTAACGCAAAATATCGTAGGAGTGTTGAAAAGCGCGATGATATTGCTACCAAATTATCACAACGGTTGGAAGGCACCTCTACTCTTTTCGACCTTAAACGGAAACATCATAATAATGCTCTGGAGACATTGGTTACCAACCGTAACGATTTAACTAAAATTGTTGAGCACAACAATCGGTTAATAAGACGTTACGAGCCTATATGCGCTCTACCTAATTCTAAAAGCGGAAGAGCTCATTTTTACTCATACTATAAAGCATTAGGGAACAGGCTCATACCAACCTACTGGTTTAATCTTTTTGTACTTTGGATTATGTCAGGTATACTTTACCTTACACTATGGAGCGATATCTTCAGGATAGTAAATAGATTTGTGGAACGTTTACGTTTCCGTAAGCTTACCGAAAGAATTTCACGCTATCTACCTTCGTAAGGTTAAAGGTTAAAGGTTAAAGGATAAAGGATAAAGTTCAATGTTCAAGATTTCAGATTTGTCAGGCGAAGACGGATAAAAGGCGTTAAACGTTAATCGTTAAGGGTTAAACGGAAAAATCTTCCGAATCCTTCCGATTATTTCCGATTCTTTCCATGTCATTCTTTTAACTTCCTTTAACTTCTCCTAACTTCCTCATATTCTTCCACCAAAGCTGCTTCGACAAGCTCAGCATGACAAGAAAATGTTTGTGACTATGTCTGGCGAAGAAGGATAACGAAGAATCTTTAAATTTAACGTTTTAATTAGGCTCAGGCTCTTGGAAAAACTATGCAGCAAATAACTTCCTCAGAGTGGAGCAACTAATACAGTACTAAACCACTCCATGTTTTTTGAAATGCTCTTCGTATGCTTTATCGGAATTTGCTATATGGTCTTTTAGCCAGCTACTTAAAAATCCAAGCAGCTCAGGAATCGCTATTGATTTATTATCGCTAACCTCTTTTTTAATCTCTTGGATTTTCTGTTTAAATGCCTCATGCTCCTTAATATGCTCTACAGACTCTGGGTAGTTCGTTTGTCTAAAGAAGGTCTCTTCACGGTTGAAATGAAAGTTTGAATATTGCTCAAGTTCGTTTAAAATATCGTAAATAACAGCGTTTGCTTTACCTTTACTTATAGAGTCAAAAAGTTTATTTATTGTGTTCAACAGTTTTATATGATCGTCATCAATACTTTTAATTGAGACACTGTATTTTGGGCTCCACTCAACGATTTTCATTTGTAAAACCTTTAAACTCTGCAACTTTTTTACGGGGAAAAGTGGATAAATGTTATAGATAGATTTTACATAAAATCATAACGAGAACTTATACCCTACCCCTTTTACTGTCTTAATGTATTTATCGCCTAGTTTTTCCCTTAGCTTACGAATATGCACATCAATTGTCCTATCGCCAACTACAATGTCATCGCCCCAAATAGCTTGGTAAATCTCATCACGAGTAAACACTTTATGTGGTTTACTTTGAAGAAGCGATAAAAGTTCAAACTCCTTTTTGGGGAGTGTAATCTCGTTCCCATTTAGGTAAACTAGGTAACGTTCCTTATCGATATAAATCCCTTCATTAGGTACTTCCACATTGGATTCACCAGCCTCAACAATCTGTCCGCTACGCTTTAAGAGAGCTTTGATTCTGCTAATTAAAACTTTTGGTTTAATGGGTTTGGTAATATAATCGTCGCCACCAGCTTCAAATCCAGCAATTTGACTATAATCCTCGCTTCGGGCCGTTAGAAAAGCTATTAAAGTATTTTTGGTAACTGGTAAATTCCTTAGCTCCTCACAGGTTTCAACTCCATCCATATCGGGCATCATAACATCTAGCAAAATTAGATGTGGTTTAAAGCTAATGGCTTTTTCAATTGCCATTTTCCCGTTCGATGCCGAATCCACAATAAAACCGTCTTTTTTTAAATTATAAGTTAGGAACTCTACAATGTCGGGTTCATCATCTACTACTAAAATCTTATAGTTCTCTGGATTCATTTCTTTTGCACTTTTTACAAAGATAAATAAGAAAGAAAACAGTTAAGCTAACTTAATGTTAACATTTTGAGACAAAACAGCCTTATCGGATTAACATAAGTATAACGTTCATTTAAAACGAATACGATTTTATCAGCCTTTCTTTGCAAAGAAAAAATTGAGAAAAATTATGCGTAACACTTTTAAGCAAAAAGTTATTACACTAGTAGGCCTAATTATAACGACCCATTCTATAGCTCAGGTTGGTTCAATAACGGGAACAGTATACGACAAGACTCACAATGAATCGCTTGTGGGCGCTACTATAATAATTGAAGGCACAACATTAGGAACAACAACCGACCTGGATGGACATTTTGAAATAAACAATCTAAAACCAGGGCATTTCAATCTTTCGGTGTCATTCATCTCATACGAACCCAAGGTTGTAAAGAATATTCTGGTTGAGCCTAACAAAAAGGTCAAATTATACATTGAACTTGAAGAGGTTACAACAGCCATTGAAGGCGTTACGGTTACAGCCACTCGCAAAACAAATACCGATGTGGCAATGCTAAGCACTATAAAATCGAGTTTATCGGTTGCAAATGGTATTTCGGCACAGCAAATATCTCGCTCGCAAGATCGTGACGCTTCGGAGTTTATTCGCCGAATCCCTGGCGTTTCAATAATCGACAACCGTTTTGTTGTTGTTCGTGGACTAAACCAACGTTACAATAATGCATGGCTTAATAACTCATCAACCCCATCAAGCGAGGCTGACCAGAAAGCCTTCTCATTTGATGTGATCCCTAGCTCAATGATTGATAACGTCCTTATCTACAAAAGTCCTTCACCAGAAATTCCTGCCGATTTTACTGGGGGTTTTATCAAAATATTCACTAAAAATATGCCTAGCGAAGATTATCTTAGCATTGGCTATTCAACAGGTATAAACACGAGCACCAACTTAAACAGTTTCAAACAGATAACCACCAGCAAAACCGACTGGTTAGGATTCGACGACGGTACAAGGAACTTACCTCAAAATTTCCCCTCTTCACTAAAAGGCTTGTCAAACTCTCAACTGGCAGAATATGGAAAAATGTTGAACACAAGCTGGAATCCACATGTAACTACTGCTATTCCAGAACAAAAATTTAACATCACATTTGGGAAAAAATGGCAAAAGGGTAATAGACAAATTGGGAACATTACATCTATATCGTACAGTAACAATCATCAAACTGAAGATATAGCACATAAAGAGTACCAAGTACAGCTTACACCAGGAGAACTACCTCCCATAAATCACAATTACACTGATAGTGTTTTTATTCGCAGTGCAAAAATTGGAATACTACATAATTGGACCTTACTAACTGAGAAAAACACAAAAATTGAGTTCAGAAATCTTTTTAATCTTATTGGGAAAAGCAGCATTCTCATTAGAAATGGTTTTAACGGTCATGAAGGGTTTACCATAAGATCATATCAAGATTATTTTCAAAATCGAACAACATACTCGTCGCAATTGGCTGGTGAAAGGAAATGGGGCGAGAACCTAAATAGCAAAATCGACTGGGTAATTGGATACGCCTTATCGTATAAAAACGAACCCGACATGAAACAGCTCCGCACAACCCTTCAGGATGAGCCATTGCTACCTCACTATAACGAGTACTACGCTGCTGTTGGGTTAACCCCTTCGGTAAGCGATGCTGGCAGGTCGTTCCTTAAACTTATTGAGCACACAAGCAGCATTGGAATCAACTATGAGCAAAAGCTCGATTTGAATGGCTGGCAACCAACCATTAAAGGGGGCATCTACGGCGAATTTAAAACCCGCAGCTTTAACGCTCGAGTATTGGGATTTGCTAAAAACTCTTCCTATACCGAATCGGTTTGGTTACCAACTAGTCAAATCTTTAGCCTTGAGAATATAAACACAAGCCCCGATGGCTTCATACTAAAAGAATCCACCTCAAAATCTGACTCTTACGACGTCAACTCTATTCTGGGAGCCTCCTATTTTGCATTAAACACAAATATTACAAAGAAACTATCTTTTTATGGGGGAATTAGGGCAGAACTTGTAAACCAAAAGTTGAATAGCTACAACAGATATGGCTTACCACTCACAGTTAATGACAATAAAATAGACGTTTTCCCTTCGGCAAATCTGACCTATAATTTGAACGATAGGAACCTGTTAAGATTAGCTGCTGGTATTTCCATTAATCGACCTGAGTTCCGTGAAATTGCACCATTTTACTTCTATAACTTTAACGATGAAGCAGAATATGTTGGGAAAAGCGATCTTAAAAGCTGCCTAGTAAACAACTTCGATTTACGATGGGAGCAATACCCTAACACAGGTGAGTTTTTCTCAATTGGGTTGTTCTATAAGAAGTTTAGTGCACCTATTGAACTTGTATTTAAACCAGCAGGTGCACGTCCACTTTTCACATACGACAATGCAGAAAGTGCTTATAGTGTTGGTGCAGAAATCGAACTACGTAAATCTCTTAAAGCCATATCATTACTTAAGGATTTCTATATTTCAATGAATGCTGCACTTATTCATAGCAGAGTTCAATTCCCAAAAGAAAGTATTTTCAGGGAGAGACCTATGCAGGGGCAATCACCATATCTTGTAAATGCCGGGATATTTTACCAAAACGAGGAAAACAAACTAAACATTGCTATTCAGTACAATGTAATTGGTGATAGAATCCAAGCAGTTGGTATTCCATTTCAAAACGAGGAACAAGACATACCCGATTACTACGAAAAGCATCAGCATATGTTAGACTTAACAATATCAAAAACCTTTGCAAACAACATTGAAATTAAAGCAGGTGTAAAAAATCTACTAAACCAAAAATTTAATATTTACCAAAAATTTAAAGGAGAGAACAATACCGATATGGACCTTAGCAACAAGCAATACAAGGAGGGTTTATCTTTTTCAATTGGAGCAAATTACAAGTTTTAGAACATGGTTTTCTAAAGTAGCGGATGTTTTTAAAGGCATCCGTTTTTTTCAAACATATTCCAGAATTAATTATTTCTTAACAAACACTTCATCTACATTTAAACACTAACAAATTAATATACACTTACTTTGTATCAGTTAAACAAAAAAAGAAGAAGAAATGAAAAAGTTAGCAGTTATCCTAATAGCAACCATTTTAGCAGCAAATGTTGTAAGTGCTAGAAATGATGATAAGAAAGAAGCAAAATCTTCCAATACATCTTCAATGGTTAAAACCATAAAAGGTGTAGTAGTAGACAAAACTACTGGCGAAGGTCTTGCAGGTGCTTCAGTAATGGTTAACGACAAGGTTATATACACTGATTTTGAAGGTAATTTTAGCGTAAAACTCTCAGAGCCAAAAGCAAAAATTAGAGTTGGATTAATATCATATTCAACAACCGAACTTGAAATCAACAAAAACTTAAACGAGTTAAAAGTAGAGCTAGATGCTGTTGAATAGACGATAAAAAAGGTATTTTCACATTCAGAGGCTGTAGGTTAATTACAGCCTCTTTTTATTAGCTCAAACCTAACATTTAACTAATGTAATGGTAAACCAGGCTTAACCCGAATATCCTACATATACGATACTTTTGAAATGTAAAAACAAACCAATAAATATTAAAAGTTATGAATCGATCAAAAACAAATCTTCTATTAGCGGCATTGACCGTTCTAGGCATTCTGCTAACATCATGTGAAAAAGACGAGGGAACAAACACAATTCCTCAAGGTACCAAAAAGACTGTAACTGGCGAAATTTCTGAAAACACATTATGGGCAGCTGAAGATACCATCTTCCTCGATGGATTTGTATATGTTAAACCAGGTGTAACCCTTACAATTGAACCTGGTACAATAATAAAGGGGATTAGTGACACAAAAGCGTGTCTGATTGTTGAACGTGGTGCCAAAATTGAAGCTAATGGAACAGCCCAAAAACCAATAGTATTCACAAGCGATAAGCCTGCTGGTGAACGGAAGCCTGGCGATTGGGCTGGCATTATTATATGCGGGAAAGCGCCAATAAACCAAACAGGTGGCGAAGCTGAGATTGAAGGCGGAACAGGTGCCACTTTCGGAGGTTCCGATCCTAACGACAACTCAGGAACTTTACATTATGTTCGAATTGAATTTGCTGGCTACGAGGTTTCAAATGGAAATGAGATTAACGGATTAACCCTTGGTGGGGTCGGTAGCGGAACTACCATTGAATATGTTCAAGTTTCATTTGGACGCGACGACTCATTTGAATGGTTTGGTGGCACTGTAAATGCTAAATACCTTGTATCGTACCGTGCAGGTGACGACGATTTTGATACTGATAATGGTTTCAGCGGAAATGTTCAATTCGGTTTTATCCTTAGAGGCCCAGAAGAAGCAGACAAAACCGACGCTTCAAACGGATTCGAATCAGATAACGATGCTAGCGGTTCTTCAAACAGTCCACTTACTTCGGCCAAATTTAGCAACATCACCATCCTAGGCCCATACGCAACAAAAGACCAACAAAACGTTAATCCTAATCACAAGTATGGGTTACGACTTAGAAGAAACACCCGACTAAGCCTTTACAACTCAATAATTGCAGGTTTCAACACAGGTCTATATATCGAAGGCCCTTCAAAGAATTTATATAACACTGCCAACGGCCCTGAGATTAAGAACTGTATCATGGCAGGAATGATTAAAAACTACAACGTTAAAACCGATGGATCTTCACTTACAGAACAAGAATATGATGCAATGTTTACAAATGGCAATAACACCTTATTTGATGAGAATTCACAGCTAAAAATATCCAACTCATGGAACTGGGGAAATGTTAATCCTTTACCAGAATCGGGTTCACCAGTGTTAAACGGTGCATCTTTCGAAGGACTTACTGGATTTGAACAAGTTTCGTTCCGTGGGGCTTTTGGATCAACAAATTGGACCGCTCAATGGTGCAACTGGGATCCTCAAAACACTGCCTACTAATCGGTTGCAAAACGTTTTCAAAAACTTCCCAAAAAACCGGGAAGTTTTTTGCACCTTTTTTAATAACCATTCGTTTAAGTATAAAAAAAACGCTATGAGGTCATTTATTACGCTACTCTTATCTTTAATTTGTTTTGTTGGTTTTTCTCAATCGAATGTTGTTGAGCGCGATGGGAAATATTACGATGAAAATGGGAATGCCTTTTCTGGCATCTACTCTTTATACCATAACAATGGGAAAATCAAGGTTAAAGCAACAATTAGCAATGGCCTTCCCAATGGAGAAATGACCTTTTTCTATCCTTCTGGAAAAATTAAAGAAAAAAGGGTATACACAAATGGTATAAAAAATGGCAAATGGGAAAAATGGAACGAGCAAGGGGTAAAAACTTCTGAAGCTAATTTTTCAAATGGCCAAAAACATGGCAAATGGTATGTCTGGGACGATAATGGCACATTACGATACGACATGACCTACACCAATGGTAAAAAAAGCGGCACTTGGATCATATTTGATGAAAATGGAAAGGAATTATCACGTAAAAAATATTAGTTAGATATTTAATAAACTTACACATCCAGAGAATCCTACTATTTTACTCAAATTCATTTCTTACATATCATAATTTAATCCGGTTTAGCCGGATTATTTTTTTTGAATTCGACAACACGTTGAACTAAATTGCTTTTAAAAGGTTTTATATATTACTTGCCTTTAAACCAATTTTGTAATAATTTTATATGTAAAACCTCGTGTTATGCGAAATTCTTTATTAATGCTACTTTTTTTCGGTTTTGTACAGGCAAGCTATGCTTTTGCTGGTATTAATGGCATTAGTTTTTACAAGAAATTTTCTGATATTGATAAAGACATTCGTAACGACCAGTATGGTAAGGTTTCGGCTATTGTTGTCATTAACTCTAAGGGGCAAAAACTTTTTGAGCAATATTACGGTTTTACGAACAAGTACACTTTAAATCAAATTAGCTCTGTAACTAAAAGTATAACATCCATTGCAGTTGGAATTTGTATCGATAAAGGATTAATTGAATCTATCGAAAAGCCAATCTACATCTACTTTCCTGAATACGAGGAAACTTTTAAGAAACAACCGCTATTCAAACAGATAACCATAAAGCATCTTCTAAATCAAACCACTGGCTTAAAGTGGAACGAGTGGTTATTTCCATATAACTACGCATCAAATAGTTTAATAGCACTTCTTGAAGAGAAAAAGAATTGGTTAGATCGATTCTTCTCCCTCTCTTTCGATACTATACCTGGGACTAAATTCAACTACAATAGTCTTTCGTCGCAGGTGCTAGCAGAAATAGTTAGCAGGGTAAGCGGAAAACCTTTCAATAATTTTGTTGACAACCATATTTTCAAACCATTAAGAATCGAAAATTTCCACTGGGATCAGTATCCCAACAACCCATACCCTGCTTGGGGAGGAATATCATTATCGACTTACGATATGGCAAAAATTGGGCTTCTACTTTTAAACGAAGGCACCTTCTCAGGAAATTATATTGTTTCAAGCAAGTGGACAAATGAATCGTCAAAGTTGAACATTAAAATTGACAGTAGCACTGGTTATGGTCTGCACTGGTGGATATTACTGGAAAATGATAAACCAGCAATGTACTATGCAGCAGGCTATGGCGATCAATACGTATTTGTGGTTCCAAGCAAGGATATAATAGTTGCCATTAGTTCAAAAAATTTCACTGATTATCGTTGGCCAAAATCCGTTATTGACCTCGCAAAAAGCATTGTTAAAAAAATATGATTAAACAACCCCCTAATACCAAATATTATGTCAAAATTAAAAACTAACTATTTAGGAATAGAGCTAAAGAACCCGCTAATAGTGGGAGCTTCATCGCTCACTTCAAACATCGACACCCTCAAAGCCATTGAAAAAGCTGGAGCTGGTGCCGTTGTTTTTAAATCATTATTCGAGGAGCAAATTCAGCTCGAGGAGCTGGAAATGGAAAACGAACTGGAAGAGTATAACGAACGCCATGCCGAGATGGTAAAACTCTTCCCTACTCTAAAGCATGCTGGTCCAGCCGATCATCTTGCAAAACTAAAAAGGGCAAAGGAAGAACTTAGCATTCCTGTAATAGGTAGCCTAAACGCCATGCACCCCGACACCTGGGCTGAATATGCCATTGCAATTTCCGAAACTGGTGTTGATGCATTGGAGTTGAACTTCTATACTACTCCTAAAGATTTTGAGGTTGAAGGAAAAACAATTATTCAATCCCAAATTGAAATTCTTAAAAGTGTAAAAGAAAATATCAAAATTCCAGTAAGCGTTAAACTAAGCCCATTCTACACAAATCCTCTTGATGTAATCGGCAAGTTTGACAAAATCGAAGTGGAAGGTTTTGTTCTATTCAACAGGTTATTCCAACCCGATATCGATATTGAGAAAGAGGAACTCATACAAACAATCATACTTAGCGAACCTGATGCCAATAGATTACCACTTAGGTTCATTGGTCTGCTTTATGGCCATATTGCTGCCGATATTTGCGCAGCAACTGGTATTTTGAATGGAACCGATGCAATTAAAATGATACTTGCTGGAGCAAATGCATTCCAAGTTGTTAGCACACTTTACAAAAATGGTATAGAGCACATTACCAAAATTTTAGCTCAAATCGAATTATGGATGAGTAGAAAAGGATATGAATCTATCGATGATTTCAAAGGAAAATTATCCAAGAAAAATCTCCACGATCCATTTGCTTACCGTAGAGCACAATATGTCGATATTCTTCTACGTTCAAATGATATTCTTAAATCTAACTCATTATAATT containing:
- a CDS encoding carboxypeptidase-like regulatory domain-containing protein, translated to MRNTFKQKVITLVGLIITTHSIAQVGSITGTVYDKTHNESLVGATIIIEGTTLGTTTDLDGHFEINNLKPGHFNLSVSFISYEPKVVKNILVEPNKKVKLYIELEEVTTAIEGVTVTATRKTNTDVAMLSTIKSSLSVANGISAQQISRSQDRDASEFIRRIPGVSIIDNRFVVVRGLNQRYNNAWLNNSSTPSSEADQKAFSFDVIPSSMIDNVLIYKSPSPEIPADFTGGFIKIFTKNMPSEDYLSIGYSTGINTSTNLNSFKQITTSKTDWLGFDDGTRNLPQNFPSSLKGLSNSQLAEYGKMLNTSWNPHVTTAIPEQKFNITFGKKWQKGNRQIGNITSISYSNNHQTEDIAHKEYQVQLTPGELPPINHNYTDSVFIRSAKIGILHNWTLLTEKNTKIEFRNLFNLIGKSSILIRNGFNGHEGFTIRSYQDYFQNRTTYSSQLAGERKWGENLNSKIDWVIGYALSYKNEPDMKQLRTTLQDEPLLPHYNEYYAAVGLTPSVSDAGRSFLKLIEHTSSIGINYEQKLDLNGWQPTIKGGIYGEFKTRSFNARVLGFAKNSSYTESVWLPTSQIFSLENINTSPDGFILKESTSKSDSYDVNSILGASYFALNTNITKKLSFYGGIRAELVNQKLNSYNRYGLPLTVNDNKIDVFPSANLTYNLNDRNLLRLAAGISINRPEFREIAPFYFYNFNDEAEYVGKSDLKSCLVNNFDLRWEQYPNTGEFFSIGLFYKKFSAPIELVFKPAGARPLFTYDNAESAYSVGAEIELRKSLKAISLLKDFYISMNAALIHSRVQFPKESIFRERPMQGQSPYLVNAGIFYQNEENKLNIAIQYNVIGDRIQAVGIPFQNEEQDIPDYYEKHQHMLDLTISKTFANNIEIKAGVKNLLNQKFNIYQKFKGENNTDMDLSNKQYKEGLSFSIGANYKF
- a CDS encoding T9SS C-terminal target domain-containing protein, whose protein sequence is MNRSKTNLLLAALTVLGILLTSCEKDEGTNTIPQGTKKTVTGEISENTLWAAEDTIFLDGFVYVKPGVTLTIEPGTIIKGISDTKACLIVERGAKIEANGTAQKPIVFTSDKPAGERKPGDWAGIIICGKAPINQTGGEAEIEGGTGATFGGSDPNDNSGTLHYVRIEFAGYEVSNGNEINGLTLGGVGSGTTIEYVQVSFGRDDSFEWFGGTVNAKYLVSYRAGDDDFDTDNGFSGNVQFGFILRGPEEADKTDASNGFESDNDASGSSNSPLTSAKFSNITILGPYATKDQQNVNPNHKYGLRLRRNTRLSLYNSIIAGFNTGLYIEGPSKNLYNTANGPEIKNCIMAGMIKNYNVKTDGSSLTEQEYDAMFTNGNNTLFDENSQLKISNSWNWGNVNPLPESGSPVLNGASFEGLTGFEQVSFRGAFGSTNWTAQWCNWDPQNTAY
- a CDS encoding carboxypeptidase-like regulatory domain-containing protein; translation: MKKLAVILIATILAANVVSARNDDKKEAKSSNTSSMVKTIKGVVVDKTTGEGLAGASVMVNDKVIYTDFEGNFSVKLSEPKAKIRVGLISYSTTELEINKNLNELKVELDAVE
- a CDS encoding serine hydrolase domain-containing protein — encoded protein: MRNSLLMLLFFGFVQASYAFAGINGISFYKKFSDIDKDIRNDQYGKVSAIVVINSKGQKLFEQYYGFTNKYTLNQISSVTKSITSIAVGICIDKGLIESIEKPIYIYFPEYEETFKKQPLFKQITIKHLLNQTTGLKWNEWLFPYNYASNSLIALLEEKKNWLDRFFSLSFDTIPGTKFNYNSLSSQVLAEIVSRVSGKPFNNFVDNHIFKPLRIENFHWDQYPNNPYPAWGGISLSTYDMAKIGLLLLNEGTFSGNYIVSSKWTNESSKLNIKIDSSTGYGLHWWILLENDKPAMYYAAGYGDQYVFVVPSKDIIVAISSKNFTDYRWPKSVIDLAKSIVKKI
- a CDS encoding toxin-antitoxin system YwqK family antitoxin is translated as MRSFITLLLSLICFVGFSQSNVVERDGKYYDENGNAFSGIYSLYHNNGKIKVKATISNGLPNGEMTFFYPSGKIKEKRVYTNGIKNGKWEKWNEQGVKTSEANFSNGQKHGKWYVWDDNGTLRYDMTYTNGKKSGTWIIFDENGKELSRKKY